A portion of the Oncorhynchus gorbuscha isolate QuinsamMale2020 ecotype Even-year linkage group LG07, OgorEven_v1.0, whole genome shotgun sequence genome contains these proteins:
- the LOC124039289 gene encoding uncharacterized protein LOC124039289 isoform X1 produces the protein MKLILKISFTFTLFYTVADTLQCYTCESDECSEATLELCSRGEVCSTRTTVFGDLEETREPFHFKVTVKSLLPPRQAPESLRIAPRERKPVYSWMQQQEPQSVVDTHTPPTPRTAAARTAATRILSQCSVTSPINYNVTPARLKGIKSATQLYNVLELKTTASNIQCPLVMEVMMDDTWAVPLLMYAAGLRHPPLRLTSTVVKGVSVTKPRGLD, from the exons ATGAAGCTAATCCTGAAAATCTCCTTCACCTTCACACTGTTCTACACAG TAGCAGACACACTACAGTGCTACACTTGCGAGTCTGATGAGTGCAGCGAAGCAACGTTGGAGTTGTGTTCTAGGGGAGAGGTGTGTTCCACTAGGACAACAGTATTTGGTGATTTAG AAGAAACTCGGGAGCCCTTTCACTTTAAAGTCACTGTAAAGTCACTTTTACCCCCCCGTCAGGCACCAGAGTCTCTAAGGATTGCACCACGAGAGAGGAAAcctgtgtattcatggatgcaaCAACAAGAACCTCAATCAGtggtggatacacacacacctccaacgcCGCGTACTGCTGCAGCACGGACGGCTGCAACAAGAATACTCTCCCAG TGCTCAGTGACAAGCCCAATAAACTACAATGTTACACCTGCAAGACTAAAGGGGATCAAGTCTGCAACACAGTTGTACAATGTGTTGGAGTTGAAGACCACTGCTTCAAATATACAG TGCCCGTTGGTGATGGAAGTAATGATGGACGACACCTGGGCTGTGCCTCTGCTGATGTATGCCGCTGGTCTGAGACATCCCCCTCTACGCCTAACTTCAACTGTTGTGAAGGGAGTCTCTGTAACAAAGCCACGGGGATTGGACTGA
- the LOC124039289 gene encoding urokinase plasminogen activator surface receptor-like isoform X4: MKLILKISFTFTLFYTADTLQCYTCESDECSEATLELCSRGEVCSTRTTVFGDLGTRVSKDCTTREETCVFMDATTRTSISGGYTHTSNAAYCCSTDGCNKNTLPVLSDKPNKLQCYTCKTKGDQVCNTVVQCVGVEDHCFKYTVPVGDGSNDGRHLGCASADVCRWSETSPSTPNFNCCEGSLCNKATGIGLSALPLLLGLLISLA, translated from the exons ATGAAGCTAATCCTGAAAATCTCCTTCACCTTCACACTGTTCTACACAG CAGACACACTACAGTGCTACACTTGCGAGTCTGATGAGTGCAGCGAAGCAACGTTGGAGTTGTGTTCTAGGGGAGAGGTGTGTTCCACTAGGACAACAGTATTTGGTGATTTAG GCACCAGAGTCTCTAAGGATTGCACCACGAGAGAGGAAAcctgtgtattcatggatgcaaCAACAAGAACCTCAATCAGtggtggatacacacacacctccaacgcCGCGTACTGCTGCAGCACGGACGGCTGCAACAAGAATACTCTCCCAG TGCTCAGTGACAAGCCCAATAAACTACAATGTTACACCTGCAAGACTAAAGGGGATCAAGTCTGCAACACAGTTGTACAATGTGTTGGAGTTGAAGACCACTGCTTCAAATATACAG TGCCCGTTGGTGATGGAAGTAATGATGGACGACACCTGGGCTGTGCCTCTGCTGATGTATGCCGCTGGTCTGAGACATCCCCCTCTACGCCTAACTTCAACTGTTGTGAAGGGAGTCTCTGTAACAAAGCCACGGGGATTGGACTGAGTGCTCTCCCTCTTCTGCTGGGACTCCTCATCTCACTGGCCTAG
- the LOC124039289 gene encoding urokinase plasminogen activator surface receptor-like isoform X3 encodes MKLILKISFTFTLFYTVADTLQCYTCESDECSEATLELCSRGEVCSTRTTVFGDLGTRVSKDCTTREETCVFMDATTRTSISGGYTHTSNAAYCCSTDGCNKNTLPVLSDKPNKLQCYTCKTKGDQVCNTVVQCVGVEDHCFKYTVPVGDGSNDGRHLGCASADVCRWSETSPSTPNFNCCEGSLCNKATGIGLSALPLLLGLLISLA; translated from the exons ATGAAGCTAATCCTGAAAATCTCCTTCACCTTCACACTGTTCTACACAG TAGCAGACACACTACAGTGCTACACTTGCGAGTCTGATGAGTGCAGCGAAGCAACGTTGGAGTTGTGTTCTAGGGGAGAGGTGTGTTCCACTAGGACAACAGTATTTGGTGATTTAG GCACCAGAGTCTCTAAGGATTGCACCACGAGAGAGGAAAcctgtgtattcatggatgcaaCAACAAGAACCTCAATCAGtggtggatacacacacacctccaacgcCGCGTACTGCTGCAGCACGGACGGCTGCAACAAGAATACTCTCCCAG TGCTCAGTGACAAGCCCAATAAACTACAATGTTACACCTGCAAGACTAAAGGGGATCAAGTCTGCAACACAGTTGTACAATGTGTTGGAGTTGAAGACCACTGCTTCAAATATACAG TGCCCGTTGGTGATGGAAGTAATGATGGACGACACCTGGGCTGTGCCTCTGCTGATGTATGCCGCTGGTCTGAGACATCCCCCTCTACGCCTAACTTCAACTGTTGTGAAGGGAGTCTCTGTAACAAAGCCACGGGGATTGGACTGAGTGCTCTCCCTCTTCTGCTGGGACTCCTCATCTCACTGGCCTAG
- the LOC124039289 gene encoding uncharacterized protein LOC124039289 isoform X2: MKLILKISFTFTLFYTADTLQCYTCESDECSEATLELCSRGEVCSTRTTVFGDLEETREPFHFKVTVKSLLPPRQAPESLRIAPRERKPVYSWMQQQEPQSVVDTHTPPTPRTAAARTAATRILSQCSVTSPINYNVTPARLKGIKSATQLYNVLELKTTASNIQCPLVMEVMMDDTWAVPLLMYAAGLRHPPLRLTSTVVKGVSVTKPRGLD, from the exons ATGAAGCTAATCCTGAAAATCTCCTTCACCTTCACACTGTTCTACACAG CAGACACACTACAGTGCTACACTTGCGAGTCTGATGAGTGCAGCGAAGCAACGTTGGAGTTGTGTTCTAGGGGAGAGGTGTGTTCCACTAGGACAACAGTATTTGGTGATTTAG AAGAAACTCGGGAGCCCTTTCACTTTAAAGTCACTGTAAAGTCACTTTTACCCCCCCGTCAGGCACCAGAGTCTCTAAGGATTGCACCACGAGAGAGGAAAcctgtgtattcatggatgcaaCAACAAGAACCTCAATCAGtggtggatacacacacacctccaacgcCGCGTACTGCTGCAGCACGGACGGCTGCAACAAGAATACTCTCCCAG TGCTCAGTGACAAGCCCAATAAACTACAATGTTACACCTGCAAGACTAAAGGGGATCAAGTCTGCAACACAGTTGTACAATGTGTTGGAGTTGAAGACCACTGCTTCAAATATACAG TGCCCGTTGGTGATGGAAGTAATGATGGACGACACCTGGGCTGTGCCTCTGCTGATGTATGCCGCTGGTCTGAGACATCCCCCTCTACGCCTAACTTCAACTGTTGTGAAGGGAGTCTCTGTAACAAAGCCACGGGGATTGGACTGA
- the LOC124039288 gene encoding urokinase plasminogen activator surface receptor-like produces MKLILTISCAFTLFYTADMLNCYTCEPEDEKCRTKVLKNCVKAVCSTLTRIEYPSDSIRVSKGCTYVAETCYFMDKVTELSINNGYRQASQSSFCCNTTGCNIDTLPALSDKPNKLRCHTWVNGTYEVLQCVGIEDHCFKYKQLTTDGGKVTIYGGCASSDSCLWSEMPNQTNLNCCKGSLCNKAMGMSLSSLPLLLGLLLISLV; encoded by the exons ATGAAGCTCATCCTGACAATCTCCTGCGCCTTCACACTGTTCTACACAG CTGACATGCTCAATTGCTACACCTGTGAGCCTGAGGATGAAAAATGTCGGACAAAAGTATTAAAGAACTGTGTGAAAGCAGTATGTTCCACCTTAACACGCATCGAATATCCTTCAG ATTCCATCAGAGTATCTAAGGGTTGTACGTATGTAGCCGAAACCTGTTATTTTATGGATAAAGTAACAGAACTGTCAATAAACAACGGATACAGACAAGCCTCCCAATCCTCGTTTTGCTGCAACACAACAGGCTGCAACATAGACACCCTCCCTG CTCTCAGTGACAAGCCCAATAAACTACGATGTCACACCTGGGTGAATGGTACTTATGAAGTTTTGCAATGCGTTGGAATTGAAGACCACTGCTTCAAATATAAAC AGCTCACTACTGATGGGGGAAAAGTCACCATTTATGGAGGCTGTGCCTCCAGTGACTCATGCCTCTGGTCTGAGATGCCCAACCAGACGAACCTCAACTGCTGCAAGGGGAGTCTGTGTAACAAAGCCATGGGGATGAGTCTGAGTTCTCTCCCTCTTCTGCTGggtctcctcctcatctcacTGGTCTAG